The following nucleotide sequence is from Halobacillus mangrovi.
ACTTCCTGGAAATAATCGGAGATGATGTTCACCACATTTTTACGGTCATGCGTATGAAGGAAGGAGAACATTTGACAGCGGTTCATCCAGAACAAGGGCCGGCTATTTGTGAGATTACAAACATGCAAGAGGATCAAGTGCAGTGTAAAGTAGTAGAGTGGTTAAATGAAGACAGTGAGCTGCCAGCTTCCGTTACGATTGTTCAGAGCTTAGGAAAAGGCGACAAGATGGAACAGGTCGTGAAAAAGGGTACAGAGCTTGGGGCTTTTGCCTTTATTCCTTATCAAGCTGATAGGTCAGTAGCCAAATGGGACCCAAAAAAAGCTGAAAAGAAGACTCAGCGCTTGAGTAAAATTGCTAAAGAGGCGAGTGAGCAGTCAGAAAGAATTCACATTCCGGAAATTCATCAACTTCATTCCCTGTCTGATTTAATTTCCGTTTCTTATGAGTATGATCATTGTTTATTTGCCTATGAAGATGAAGCAAGAAAGAAAAGTTATCACTCTTTATCTGAAAAGCTTAAGGAAGTAAAAAGAGGGGATAAGGTCTTGATCATGTTCGGGCCAGAAGGAGGGTTCTCTGAACAGGAAGTAGATCGTCTTAGAGAGAATCACTTCACTTCAGTAAGGCTAGGGCCACGGATTTTGCGTATGGAAACGGCCCCTTTATATTTCCTGTCCAGTCTCTCCTATCAGTTGGAAGAAATGTGAAGAGAGGCGTCTTTGAATGTTCGCTTTTTCAGCGCTTTCATGCTATGATACAATAGATGTACGAACAACTTAATTTGAAGGGAAGATACAAATAATGGAACAAAATCTAGCTAAAATGATTGATCATACACAATTAAAGCCTGACACGCCTAAAGATAAAATCACACAAATTTGTAAAGAAGCGAAAGAACAACAATTTGCTTCTGTATGTGTAAACCCGCACTGGGTAGAATATTGCTCAGATCTTTTAAAGGATACTGATGTGAAAGTTTGTACGGTTATCGGTTTTCCACTAGGTGCAACTACTAAAGAAACTAAAGCTTTTGAAACACGACAGGCAATCGAAAAAGGTGCTACAGAAGTAGATATGGTCATCAACATCGGTGAACTTAAATCGGGCAACACAGATATAGTAAAGGAAGATATCGAAGCAGTTGTCCGTGAAGCTCAAGGAAAAGCATTAGTTAAAGTGATCATTGAAACTTCTCTTCTGTCTGAGGATGAAAAAGTAACAGCATCTGAGCTTGCTAAAGAAGCAGGAGCAGACTTTGTTAAGACCTCTACAGGTTTCTCAGGCGGAGGCGCTACTGTTGAGGACATAAGCTTAATGCGTAAGACCGTAGGCCCTGAAATGGGTGTGAAGGCTTCTGGCGGTGTCCGTGATTACGAAGGAGCAAAAGCGATGATCGAAGCTGGTGCTACTAGAATCGGAGCGTCTTCTGGTATAGCGATTGTAAACGGTGGACAGGGAACATCTGATTATTAATAATCTACCTTAGGTAATAAAGACCGTATGCCTGGTAGGGCATTCGGTCTTTATTTTTGTGTATAGGAAATTATGGTAATTTATGTCGGATAACTTTCTTCGATTCTAGGTTATATCGAACTCTGGCATCTAGTTCCTCCAGGTCTTGAGTCAATCGATTTGGTTGATAAAAAGGCTGCTTGTTCCATCACTTGTATTATATTTAGAGGACTCGCAAATTTATTTGCCATTCAAAGAAGTGGCATTTTTTTAATAAAGCGGGACAGAGACAAGAGCTAAATTAAGTAAAACAGGTACATTTAATCAGAAGGGGTTTCAATAAAATGAAAGCTATTCCTTACTTAGTAATGCGTACTATGCCAATGAATGTACTGTCCATCAAATAGTACCTGCGGGGATCATGATTGATCATAGCTGACATTCAGCAATCCTGCTATGATGAAGAATACTTTTTGCCAAATAGACTCCCTAATTTTAAACGATTGGAAATACCGTTATATTTAGGTAGATCTACTTATGCAAAAGCAGACCATTTGTGTGAAAAAAAGGAATTTCCTAAACCAATCCATTATAAAAAAGTTGACCACACCTAAACCTTATAATATAATTGTCAAAGGTATGGGAGGTTCCCATACGAGAGAAACAGTTTTTTTGCTTCGGAGGGAGGGAAATTGCATGTCAAATACAACTCGCGTTCGTAAAAACGAGTCTCTTGAAGATGCTCTTCGTCGCTTTAAGCGTAATGTATCAAAAAGTGGTACATTAGCTGAATATCGTAAACGTGAATATTACGATAAGCCTAGCGTACGCCGTAAGAAAAAGTCAGAGGCGGCTAGAAAGCGCAAGTAATCTAAGAGGGTGTTGAATGAGATGACTATTACGGAACGTCTCACCCAGGATATGAAAACAGCCATGAAAGCTCGTGACAAAAAGCGTTTGTCTACGATCCGTATGGTTAGAGCTTCATTTCAAAATGAGGCCATTAAACTGGGGAAAGACTCATTATCTGAAGAAGAAGAAATGACTGTTTTATCTCGTGAGGTAAAGCAGAGGAAAGATTCCCTCCAAGAATTCAAAGAAGCTGGACGTGAAGACCTTGTAGAAGAGCTCGAAAAAGAAATCGAGATTTTGCAAGTATACATGCCGAAACAGCTGACAGATGAAGAACTTGAAGAAATCGTACAAGAAACGATTGAAGAAGTAGGAGCGACTTCCAAGGCTGACATGGGTAAAGTCATGAGCGCAGTAATGCCTAAGATTAAAGGCAAAGCTGATGGCTCCAAGGTCAATAAGCTTGTACTTCAGCAATTATCTTAAACTAAAAGGCCTCTCTTCCGTAGGGAGGTCTTTTTATATTGGTTTGCAAATTGTAATATAAAGGTACTGACTATGCTTTTTGAATGCATTTTCATTTGATTTACATAAACTTTATGCAAAAAAATTTGAAACCTATTGCAGGTACATATCGTATAACTAGTATTCCGTGGGTAAGCTATCCTATAAGGAGGTGATCGTTCGTGAAGCGTTCATACAGCAGGTTAATCATAGGTTTGCTTGTTCTTGTAACCACTGGTTTATCGCTTCTCCAATATACATCGTCTGTTAATGCAGCAGGAGAAGGAAAGCAAGTCTATATCATACCTGTGAAGGAAACAGTCGAACGAGGAATGGCTGCTTTCTTAGAACGGACGACCGACGAAGCTGCTGAAAATGGTGCAGATCATATTATCTTTGAAATTGATACTCCTGGCGGTCGCGTAGATGCAGCAGGTGAAATTGGAGAGATCTTTCAGGATTTGGACATACCGAACACCGCTTTTATAACAAGTCGTGCTTATTCTGCAGGTTCCTACATTGCATTAAATGCTGATCAAATCTATATGAAACCTCAAGCAACAATGGGAGCTTCTGGGGTCATCAATTCTGATGGTACGGCGGCAGATAAAAAAGCACAGTCAGCGTGGATTTCTTCCATGGTTGCAGCAGCAGAGTCTAACGGCCGTGATCCGCTGTATGCAAGAGCTATGGCTGATAGCAGTGTTGATCTTCCCAAATATGGTGCAGGAGAAGGCGAATTTTTGACACTAGGTCCGACAGATGCAGAAGAAGTCGGTTATGCGGAAGGAATTGTAGAAGATCGTACAGAATTACTAAGTGAACTGAACCTTTCCGATGCAAAGATCATTGAAGAACAGCCGACTTTAGCCGAAAACCTGGCGAGGTTTTTAACAGATCCAATTGTTATTCCCATCTTATTATCAGTAGCTAGTTTAGGTCTGATTGTAGAGTTATATTCTCCTGGCTTTGGGATACCAGGAATTATGGGAGTGCTATCGTTAGTATTGTTCTTTTACGGTCATATCGTAGCAGGTCTGGCTGGTTACGAGGCGATTATTTTGCTCATACTCGGTATAGGGCTCGTTGTTGCTGAGTTTTTCCTACCCGGAGGTATAGCAGGAATTGCCGGAATCATAGCTATTGTGGCTTCGCTTATGCTTTCTTCAGCAGATATGGGACATATGGCAATGAGTATTGGAATTGCTTTAATCGTGACCATTGTTGTATCCATCATCCTATTCAAAGTAGTTGGCTTGGAAAGAGGATTTTTCCGTCACATTATCTTAAATGATGCCACTACCTCTGAAAAAGGGTATGTATCTGCAGCGAATCGCCTGGAACTGATCGGTATGGAAGGCACGACACTTACTCCTTTAAGACCTGCTGGAACGGCAGAGTTTGATGGGGAACGGTTGGATGTCGTTACCGAGGGCGGTTTTATTTCAGCCCAACATAGGGTGAAGGTAGTGAAAACGGAAGGTTCAAGAATTGTAGTAAGAGAAATGAAAACCGATACACATGAGGAGGAAACAAAATGACGTTGCAAGAACTTATGCCGCTGATTATCATCGGTATCATCATTATTGTATTAGCTGTACTATTTACGTTCATTCCAGTTATGCTTTGGATTAGTGCGCTGGCTGCCGGAGTGAAAATAAACATTTTTACCCTCGTTGGAATGCGTTTAAGGCGAGTCATCCCTTCAAGAGTCATCAACCCACTGATCAAAGCACATAAAGCAGGCGTAAATGTAGATACGAACCAATTAGAAAGTCACTATTTAGCTGGTGGGAATGTAGACCGAGTCGTAAATGCTTTAATTGCTGCTCAGCGCGCGAACATCGAGCTTAGTTTCGAACGATGTGCTGCGATTGACTTAGCTGGTCGTGATGTTCTCGAAGCTGTACAAATGAGTGTTAACCCTAAAGTTATTGAAACTCCATTCATCGCTGGTGTAGCCATGGATGGAATCGAAGTAAAAGCAAAAGCAAGAATTACTGTTCGTGCAAACATCGACCGATTGGTTGGTGGTGCTGGTGAGGACACAGTCATCGCGCGTGTTGGTGAAGGGATTGTATCGACCATCGGTTCGAGTAAGAACCACAATAAAGTTTTGGAAAACCCTGATCTAATTTCGCAAAATGTTCTAGGAAAAGGGTTGGATGCTGGGACTGCATTTGAAATCCTTTCGATTGATATTGCTGACATTGACATCGGTAAGAACATCGGTGCGATCCTTCAGACTGACCAAGCGGAAGCAGATAAAAATATCGCTCAAGCGAAAGCCGAAGAACGTAGAGCTATGGCGATCGCCCAAGAACAAGAAATGCGTGCTCGTGTCCAAGAGATGCAGGCTAAAGTGGTCGAAGCAGAAGCCCAAGTTCCTCAAGCCCTTGCTGAAGCATTGCGTTCAGGTAAGATGGGGGTCATGGACTACATGAATTACCAAAACATCAATGCAGATACGGATATGAGAAATACGCTTGGTAAAAGATCAGGGGATGAAAATAACGAAGGGGAAGAAAGTTAACGAGTAAAGGAGATTAACTATGGGAGAACTTCTCGATCTGATATTCAGTAATTTTTTGATCGTTGCTGCGATCATCGGCGGAATAATCAGCTGGTTCAGCGGAATGACAAAAGATGAAGAAAAGAGAAAAAGACCTATGGGTTCTCCGCGCCCTGATCCATCGCCAGAACCACAAAGGTCATCACCGACATCCATGTCCCCGTCCAATAATGAATCCAGGGAAATGAAATCGGGAAAAGACAGACTGAAAGAGTATTATGAAGAGAAGCAGAGACGTTTAGATGAAGTTTCTGATCATCGAAAAAATCAGGCTGATGCTCAACATACATTCACCTATGAAACACCAAAAAAAGATGTTCATACTCTGATGAGCCGAGACATAAATTCAGAAAAACAGAATAAGGAATTTTATGCAGAAGGTTGGAGTCAATCTCAAAAGTGGGATAAAAAACGTCTTGCCGAAGGAATAATTATGGCTGAAATCTTGGGACCACCAAGGGCGCATAAACCTCATCGCTCTCATCCGAGAAAAAGATAAACGAAACGCACGAATTGTAGTGATACAATTCGTGCGTTTTTCGTATAAATAAAAAGAGAGGGGGAAGGCGTATGACTAAATGGCAACACCACATCCGTTCCTGGATCGCTCGCTATTTCGATTTACCATCAGATGTCATGCTCGACCTACCTAGGATTACGACTATTGGATCCATACACTTTTACATAGAAAATCACACAGGCCTCGTGCATTTTTCAGACCGGGAGATAAGAATTCAATATAAACAAGGACAGGTCAAGATTATCGGAAAAGACCTCGGAATAAAAATGATGTTAAAGGAAGAATTGTTGTTAGAAGGAGAACTGAAATCGGTGGAATTCTTGCCTAATTCATAATAACCGGAGGTGAAGGGATGGGAAATCAACATGATTTCTTCAAAGGAATCATGACCGTTCGTGTCCGAGGAAAATTGATTGAAGCTTTCCTGCAGGCTTGTACAAGAAGAGGCTGCCAAATTACAAATATGCAAAGAATCAGTGAAGATGAGATTTTAATGTCCATTCGGCTGAACGAATGGACAATCTATCGCCAATTACGAAGAAAATACAGGATCAAGCTTTCAATTATCGACGGAAAAGGTATTCCTTTTCTATATAAGCAAATGCTAAAGAAAACTTCTCTAGTAATAGCTTTTATCATTGGGGTCATCTTCATTTTCTTATTATCAAATACCTTATGGTCAATCAAGATTGATGGCTTGACTCCTGAATTAGAAGCAAATGTAGAGAGCAAATTGAAGAGTTACGGTGTATCACCGGGAAAAATTACTATTGGAATGAATGATCCGAATGAGATCCAAAGCAAATTGTTAAATGACATTCCGGATCTGCTGTGGGTCGGAGTGAAAAAACAGGGGACGAGCTATCAACTATACGGAGTGGAGAAAACGATTCATGATACGGATAAGAACAATCGGCCATCTAACCTGGTTGCTGCAAAAAAAGGAATGGTTGTTAAAACGTTTATTAAAAAAGGACGGCCTCTCGTCAGCGTATACGATGTAGTGAAGAAGGGGCAGCCGCTCGCTACTGGCGTTCTTGTAGAAGATGTAGATACTTTCGTTCATGCGGAAGGAGAAGTTATAGCAGAAACCTGGTACAAAGTAGAACAACACCTGCCACTAAAACAAGTCCTTCAACTTACCGATGGAAAGATAGAAAATCAATACTCTCTTCGTATAGGCTCTCTTCAAATTCCTGTATGGGGATGGTGGAAAGGAAAAGAGGGAGATTTCAGAGAAGAGACACAAACAACAAAATGGAAAATATTAAATAAAGAAATGCCGGTTCAGCTGCTAACCTTAAGCCATTACAGGATAGATATGCAGACCCTTGAAGGTACTAAAGAGAGATTAGAGCAAATAGGTGTTCAGACCGGTGCACAGAGCTTGAAGCAACACCTTTCCAAAGACTCCGAAATCAAGGGACAAAAAGTTTTGCACCATCGGAATGAGAATGGTAAAGTAAAATTAATCCTTTTATTTAAGGTTCATGAAAACATAGCAGTGACCAAGTATATAAGCCAAGGAGATTGAGTATGCCAGAAGATTTAAAAACCATTGACATTCAGTTAGATAACACAACAGAAGCGTTAGCCCTTTTTGGGACTGAGGATAGAAACCTAAAACAGATAGAAGAACAGCTGAAAGTGACCATTATTTCCCGTGGTGAACAAGTTCGTGTCTCCGGGCCGGCAGAGCATGTCCAATTGGTTGAAGGCATTCTAATGTCTGTGCTGGCGATTATTCGTAAAGGTTTAACCATTACTGAACGTGATGTGGTGTACGCGGTAGAGCTCGCGAAAAAAGGGAAAATCAATCAATTTGAAGCTTTATTTGAAGATGAAATCACTAGAAATACTAAAGGTAAATCTATACGTGTTAAAACACTTGGCCAGAGAAGTTATGTATCAGCTATTAAGAAGAACGATCTTGTATTTGGTATAGGACCTGCTGGTACTGGAAAAACATATTTGGCAGTCGTCATGGCGGTCAATGCTTTGAAAAACGGGGATGTTAAACGTATTATTTTGACACGTCCTGCTGTAGAAGCTGGAGAAAGTTTAGGATTCCTTCCTGGAGATTTAAAAGAAAAGGTAGATCCATATTTACGTCCCCTTTATGACTCACTTCATGACTTGTTCGGGGCAGAACATACGGCTCGCCTAATCGACAGGGGAACGATAGAAATTGCCCCATTAGCTTATATGAGGGGCAGAACTTTGGATGATGCCTTCGCAATATTAGATGAAGCTCAAAATACGACCCCGGAACAAATGAAAATGTTCTTAACACGTCTAGGATTTGGATCTAAAATGATTATTACGGGAGACATTACGCAAGTAGATCTTCCTAGAGGAGTAAAATCAGGACTGAAAGTTGCAGAGGAACGTCTTAAACACGTAAAAGGTTCACAGTTTATACATTTAGATCAATCAGATGTTGTCAGACACCCGCTCGTACAAAGAATTATTGATGCTTACGAAGGCGACGATGCTTAAGGCCCAAGAGTTTGGGTCTTATTTATTGGTTTCATGAGGAATAAATAGCTAAAGAGGGTGGGGACTTGAATAAGATAAGCGAATTCTTTACTAATCTAACTATTTACCGTGAGAGAACTTTACTATTTATTCTTTCAGTCGGAATTGTTACGCTTTTTTTCTTTTTGTCCCTTTCGAATATTTACACCCCTACATATCATTTAGAAAAGTATAATCCAGCCCCTGAGACGATACGGGCCCCCTTTACAGTGGAAAATGAAAGAAAAACGGAAGAACTTATAAGAGAAGCCACGCAAGCAGTTGAGGACCGTTATACAATCTCTGAAGATATCGAAGCGGAAAGAATTGAGATAATTTCCGAGGTTTTCGCTGGTATTAAAGAAGTGAAAAGCTCGTCAGGAGAAGGTGCCTCAGTAGAAGAGGAACTTGCTACATTAAAGTCCTATTTGCCTGACGAGTTGACCCAAGATCTTCCTGAAGGAATATTTGAAGCATTTATGAGAGCGGATACAAGAGAATTGGAGAATGCGGAGTCCCTGCTTCTTAGTTCTTTAAAAAGCGTTTTTAGCGAAGGAATAAGGTCGGAAGATGTTGAGGATGCGGAGCGAACGATTGCTTTGAAGGTTCAATATTCGTCTCTATCTGTTCCAATTAAACAGGCGGCGACTGATTTGGGGAGATTCAGTCTGGTTGAAAATGCATTTTTTGATGCTGAACTTACGGAGGAAGCTAGGAAAGAGGCGGCTGCAGGAGTAGACCCCGTATTGATTCGGTCCGGTGAAGTAATCGTTACTCAAGGCTCTACACTTACGAATGAAATTATGGAGGAACTGCAATTAACAGGGCTATTAACCGGTCAGAAGAACGGCTGGCCAATGCTTGGTCTAGCTTTATTCTGCGGTTTGCTTGCTTGTATTGTATTATATGAAAGCTTAAAAGCTAGAAAAAGGAATATGACAATGCGACAGATCGGTGTCCTAGCGATTATTTCGGCGTTTACATTACTTTTAATGAAAGTGTGCAGTCTGTTTGTCACTATTGATCAACCTTATTATTTCCTTATACCTGCAGCTGCAGGAGCGATGCTAATTAAGCTTTTATGTGATGAGCGATTGGCCATAGCTATGTCGATCGTTTACTCGTTAATGGCTTGTCTGCTTTTCAACGGGCAAATAGCCGGGGTATTAAATGCCCAAGCAGGGATGTACACGCTTATGTCGCAACTTGCAAGTATCATTTTTCTCGTTCAATATAAAGATCGTTCAGCTGTAGTGAGAGCTGGTGCAAGTGTTGCTTTTATCAATATATGCATGATTACATTCTTCTCATTCATCTCTTTTGAAAGATATTCATGGGTGGAATGGAGCACATTTATAGGGTATGGGGCTTTGGCGGCACTCTTTTCAGTGGTATTGACCCTTGGGGTGCTTCCGCTAATCGAAACAGGCTTTGGAATCCTTTCTGACCAGCAATTGCTAAACCTTTCAAATCCCAATCACCCCTTACTTCGAAAGATTTTAGTGGAAGCTCCTGGTACTTATCACCACAGTGTAATGGTCGCAAATTTGAGTGAAGCCGCCTGTGAATCAATCGGAGCGAATGGTTTGTTGGCTAGAGTTGCTTCTTATTATCACGATGTAGGAAAAACCATAAGACCTAATTACTTTATTGAAAATCAAATGGGAATGAGAAACCCACACGATTTCTTAGACCCTGAACAAAGTGCTGAAATCATAATCGCTCACCCTTATGATGGGGCAAAATTATTAAAGGAAAAAAAGATTCCGAAAGAAATCATAGCTATAGCAGAACAGCATCACGGTACAACGCTTTTAAAATACTTTTATTATCAAGCTAAAAATGAATCAAAGCATGTAGAGGAAAGTGAATATCGTTATCCAGGCCCGAAACCACAGACAATTGAAGCTGCGATCGTAAATATATGCGATTCAGTGGAAGCGGCTGTCCGTTCATTGAACGAACCAACTGAGGAAAAAATCAATCAGATCGTCCAAGGTATTATCGAGAACAGACTGTTGGACGGGCAGTTCGAAGAATGCGATCTTACACTGAAACAATTAAAGGTTTTAGAGCAGGCTATTTGTGAAACACTAAATGGCATCTTCCATTCAAGAATACAGTACCCGGATGCAAAAACATTGGTGAAGGAGGCTAAATAATGATTCAAATTGATTTTCAAGATGAAACTAATTCAGTAGATGAAGCATTTGTTGATCTTATTCAACGTATTATTCTATTTGCAGGTGATAAAGAAGGGGTTCAGAAAACTGCAGAAGTGTCAATAAGTTTTGTTGATAACAAGGAAATTCAGGAAATCAATCGGAATTATCGACAAAAGGATCAACCTACGGATGTCATTTCTTTTGCCATGCAAGAAGAAGGAGAAGGAGAAATGAAAATCCTTAGCGAAGATATGCCTCTCATGTTAGGGGACATTATCATCTCAATCGATAAAGCTAAAGAACAGGCAGAAGATTATGGACATTCTCTTGAAAGAGAACTAGGGTTTTTGGCTCTTCATGGATTTTTACACCTGCTTGGATATGATCATTTAAATGATGAAGATGAAAAAGAAATGTTCAATAGACAAGAGGAAATCCTCCATGAATTCGGATTACAAAGGTCGTAAAAAGAAGAAGTCTATAGGCTTCCGTTATGCCATAAACGGTTTGAAACAGGTGTATAAAACAGAGAAGAATTTCCGTTTTCATTTGGCAGCGGCTATAACTGCAATAGTCGCCGGTTTGTTGTTAAGCTTGACCCCATTAGAGTGGGCTGTCATTACTCTAATAATCGCGTTGGTTTTGACATTAGAAATGGTGAATTCTAGCATTGAACTTTTACTTGATTACCTTGCCCCGGAGCTGAATCCTATGGCAGGGTTGATTAAGGATATTGCAGCGGGAGCTGTCTTACTTGCAAGTTCAGCATCAGTCATAATCGCTATTCTCATTTTTGGCTCAAAGTTACTATAAACAAATGAAAGTCCTTTGGTTTTGTAGTAAAATGAATGTGAGCGTAACATGAAGTAATCATTGGAGGAACATCTATGACCGAAGAATTTAAATCGGGCTTTGTAACGATTGTAGGCAGACCGAATGTTGGAAAATCAACATTTATGAATCGTGTAATTGGCGAAAAGATCGCCATTATGAGTGATAAGCCCCAAACAACAAGAAATAAAATCCAGGGTGTCATGACAGACAAAGATTCTCAAATCATTTTTATCGATACACCTGGTATTCATAAGCCGAAACACAAACTTGGCGATTATATGGTTAATGTGGCTGAAAACACGTTAAATGAAGTAGATGCTGTTTTATTTATGATCAATGCAGAAGAAGGTTATGGCCGAGGAGACCAATTTATTCTTGATCGGCTACAGCGGGTGGACCAGCCAGTTTTCCTGATTATTAATAAAATTGATAAAGTTCATCCCGATCAGCTGCTTCCTTTAATTGAGCAGTATAAGGAAAAGCTTGACTTTGAAGAGATTGTTCCTATTTCAGCACTAGAAGGGAATAATATCGATAACCTTCTCCAGGTTCTTAAAAGTCACTTGCCTGAAGGACCGCAGTTTTATCCAGACGATCAAATTACGGATCATCCTGAACGGTTTGTCATTAGTGAATTCATCCGTGAAAAAGTCCTTCATTTGACTAGAGAGGAAATCCCACATTCCATAGCGGTTGTCATTGAGGGAATTGAACCAAGGGACAATTCAAAAGCCGTGTATATCCAAGCTGCTATCATTGTTGAGCGTAAATCCCAAAAAGGGATTATTATCGGTAAACAAGGGAGTATGCTCAAAGAGATAGGGAAACGAGCGAGAAAGGATATCGAATCGCTGCTAGGCAGTAAAGTTTATTTGGAACTATGG
It contains:
- a CDS encoding 16S rRNA (uracil(1498)-N(3))-methyltransferase, which produces MQRYFVETENWSSDFLEIIGDDVHHIFTVMRMKEGEHLTAVHPEQGPAICEITNMQEDQVQCKVVEWLNEDSELPASVTIVQSLGKGDKMEQVVKKGTELGAFAFIPYQADRSVAKWDPKKAEKKTQRLSKIAKEASEQSERIHIPEIHQLHSLSDLISVSYEYDHCLFAYEDEARKKSYHSLSEKLKEVKRGDKVLIMFGPEGGFSEQEVDRLRENHFTSVRLGPRILRMETAPLYFLSSLSYQLEEM
- the deoC gene encoding deoxyribose-phosphate aldolase, with product MEQNLAKMIDHTQLKPDTPKDKITQICKEAKEQQFASVCVNPHWVEYCSDLLKDTDVKVCTVIGFPLGATTKETKAFETRQAIEKGATEVDMVINIGELKSGNTDIVKEDIEAVVREAQGKALVKVIIETSLLSEDEKVTASELAKEAGADFVKTSTGFSGGGATVEDISLMRKTVGPEMGVKASGGVRDYEGAKAMIEAGATRIGASSGIAIVNGGQGTSDY
- the rpsU gene encoding 30S ribosomal protein S21, giving the protein MSNTTRVRKNESLEDALRRFKRNVSKSGTLAEYRKREYYDKPSVRRKKKSEAARKRK
- a CDS encoding GatB/YqeY domain-containing protein, with the protein product MTITERLTQDMKTAMKARDKKRLSTIRMVRASFQNEAIKLGKDSLSEEEEMTVLSREVKQRKDSLQEFKEAGREDLVEELEKEIEILQVYMPKQLTDEELEEIVQETIEEVGATSKADMGKVMSAVMPKIKGKADGSKVNKLVLQQLS
- a CDS encoding NfeD family protein, with the translated sequence MLVLVTTGLSLLQYTSSVNAAGEGKQVYIIPVKETVERGMAAFLERTTDEAAENGADHIIFEIDTPGGRVDAAGEIGEIFQDLDIPNTAFITSRAYSAGSYIALNADQIYMKPQATMGASGVINSDGTAADKKAQSAWISSMVAAAESNGRDPLYARAMADSSVDLPKYGAGEGEFLTLGPTDAEEVGYAEGIVEDRTELLSELNLSDAKIIEEQPTLAENLARFLTDPIVIPILLSVASLGLIVELYSPGFGIPGIMGVLSLVLFFYGHIVAGLAGYEAIILLILGIGLVVAEFFLPGGIAGIAGIIAIVASLMLSSADMGHMAMSIGIALIVTIVVSIILFKVVGLERGFFRHIILNDATTSEKGYVSAANRLELIGMEGTTLTPLRPAGTAEFDGERLDVVTEGGFISAQHRVKVVKTEGSRIVVREMKTDTHEEETK
- the floA gene encoding flotillin-like protein FloA (flotillin-like protein involved in membrane lipid rafts) — encoded protein: MTLQELMPLIIIGIIIIVLAVLFTFIPVMLWISALAAGVKINIFTLVGMRLRRVIPSRVINPLIKAHKAGVNVDTNQLESHYLAGGNVDRVVNALIAAQRANIELSFERCAAIDLAGRDVLEAVQMSVNPKVIETPFIAGVAMDGIEVKAKARITVRANIDRLVGGAGEDTVIARVGEGIVSTIGSSKNHNKVLENPDLISQNVLGKGLDAGTAFEILSIDIADIDIGKNIGAILQTDQAEADKNIAQAKAEERRAMAIAQEQEMRARVQEMQAKVVEAEAQVPQALAEALRSGKMGVMDYMNYQNINADTDMRNTLGKRSGDENNEGEES
- the yqfC gene encoding sporulation protein YqfC, which gives rise to MTKWQHHIRSWIARYFDLPSDVMLDLPRITTIGSIHFYIENHTGLVHFSDREIRIQYKQGQVKIIGKDLGIKMMLKEELLLEGELKSVEFLPNS
- the yqfD gene encoding sporulation protein YqfD; translation: MGNQHDFFKGIMTVRVRGKLIEAFLQACTRRGCQITNMQRISEDEILMSIRLNEWTIYRQLRRKYRIKLSIIDGKGIPFLYKQMLKKTSLVIAFIIGVIFIFLLSNTLWSIKIDGLTPELEANVESKLKSYGVSPGKITIGMNDPNEIQSKLLNDIPDLLWVGVKKQGTSYQLYGVEKTIHDTDKNNRPSNLVAAKKGMVVKTFIKKGRPLVSVYDVVKKGQPLATGVLVEDVDTFVHAEGEVIAETWYKVEQHLPLKQVLQLTDGKIENQYSLRIGSLQIPVWGWWKGKEGDFREETQTTKWKILNKEMPVQLLTLSHYRIDMQTLEGTKERLEQIGVQTGAQSLKQHLSKDSEIKGQKVLHHRNENGKVKLILLFKVHENIAVTKYISQGD
- a CDS encoding PhoH family protein, with translation MPEDLKTIDIQLDNTTEALALFGTEDRNLKQIEEQLKVTIISRGEQVRVSGPAEHVQLVEGILMSVLAIIRKGLTITERDVVYAVELAKKGKINQFEALFEDEITRNTKGKSIRVKTLGQRSYVSAIKKNDLVFGIGPAGTGKTYLAVVMAVNALKNGDVKRIILTRPAVEAGESLGFLPGDLKEKVDPYLRPLYDSLHDLFGAEHTARLIDRGTIEIAPLAYMRGRTLDDAFAILDEAQNTTPEQMKMFLTRLGFGSKMIITGDITQVDLPRGVKSGLKVAEERLKHVKGSQFIHLDQSDVVRHPLVQRIIDAYEGDDA
- a CDS encoding HD family phosphohydrolase, with amino-acid sequence MNKISEFFTNLTIYRERTLLFILSVGIVTLFFFLSLSNIYTPTYHLEKYNPAPETIRAPFTVENERKTEELIREATQAVEDRYTISEDIEAERIEIISEVFAGIKEVKSSSGEGASVEEELATLKSYLPDELTQDLPEGIFEAFMRADTRELENAESLLLSSLKSVFSEGIRSEDVEDAERTIALKVQYSSLSVPIKQAATDLGRFSLVENAFFDAELTEEARKEAAAGVDPVLIRSGEVIVTQGSTLTNEIMEELQLTGLLTGQKNGWPMLGLALFCGLLACIVLYESLKARKRNMTMRQIGVLAIISAFTLLLMKVCSLFVTIDQPYYFLIPAAAGAMLIKLLCDERLAIAMSIVYSLMACLLFNGQIAGVLNAQAGMYTLMSQLASIIFLVQYKDRSAVVRAGASVAFINICMITFFSFISFERYSWVEWSTFIGYGALAALFSVVLTLGVLPLIETGFGILSDQQLLNLSNPNHPLLRKILVEAPGTYHHSVMVANLSEAACESIGANGLLARVASYYHDVGKTIRPNYFIENQMGMRNPHDFLDPEQSAEIIIAHPYDGAKLLKEKKIPKEIIAIAEQHHGTTLLKYFYYQAKNESKHVEESEYRYPGPKPQTIEAAIVNICDSVEAAVRSLNEPTEEKINQIVQGIIENRLLDGQFEECDLTLKQLKVLEQAICETLNGIFHSRIQYPDAKTLVKEAK